One genomic window of Anaerotignum faecicola includes the following:
- a CDS encoding type IV secretory system conjugative DNA transfer family protein: protein MVKKDRKFSFLELLLHNRQKKGFEAKLGGDTVALKTAKDLSGVVFGKSNGKYATMPESTDGHILIVGGAGSGKTAAVAIPTLMSWKERVFAIDIKGELYEKTKKARGEATIKVFNPTDRNAYGYDPFYMLKTADDISSAARQLAMSIIPLPADVKDPFWIKNAQNMLTGFLIYLQWLGESFSSSMQIIKGTPTKELIEQIVADTNDKAKMEIMQFSGMDDKTLSGVFAELSNHITVFATSDDLQRALSGEGRSITPADIEGGYDIFCCIPEHKLEEWKDLLGMMCNQFLKSFERRGEGNKTPILFLIDEFPRLGKIEAISNGLATLRSKKIHIALIIQSKSQLNAIYGKDVAEVIADNCSYKAILKASEPETQEWCSKLVGTYDKKKVSSNYNADILGVGKGQGTSSSTEEKRIIKPEEFAYLKDVVCVFPNGYKRLQKANYYEDKTFTDRM from the coding sequence ATGGTAAAAAAAGACCGCAAATTCAGCTTTTTAGAGCTTCTTTTGCATAATAGACAGAAGAAAGGTTTTGAAGCGAAGCTGGGCGGTGATACGGTAGCACTGAAAACAGCAAAAGACCTTTCGGGTGTTGTGTTCGGCAAGAGTAATGGAAAATATGCGACCATGCCCGAAAGCACAGACGGACATATTTTGATTGTTGGTGGAGCTGGTAGCGGAAAAACAGCCGCTGTTGCAATCCCTACGCTGATGAGCTGGAAAGAAAGAGTTTTTGCAATCGACATTAAGGGCGAGTTGTACGAAAAAACGAAGAAAGCAAGGGGAGAAGCTACAATAAAGGTATTTAATCCGACAGACAGAAACGCCTACGGATATGACCCATTCTATATGCTGAAAACGGCTGATGATATATCCAGTGCCGCCCGACAGCTTGCAATGTCCATTATTCCGTTGCCAGCAGATGTAAAAGACCCGTTTTGGATAAAGAACGCACAAAATATGCTCACTGGTTTTCTGATTTATTTGCAATGGCTGGGAGAAAGTTTTTCCAGCAGTATGCAAATTATAAAGGGTACTCCGACAAAGGAACTGATAGAGCAGATCGTAGCAGACACCAACGATAAGGCAAAAATGGAAATCATGCAGTTTAGCGGCATGGACGATAAGACACTTTCGGGAGTTTTTGCGGAGCTTTCAAACCATATCACGGTATTTGCAACGAGTGACGATTTACAACGGGCATTGTCGGGAGAGGGACGCAGTATCACGCCAGCAGACATTGAGGGTGGATATGACATTTTCTGCTGTATTCCAGAGCATAAGCTGGAAGAATGGAAAGACCTTTTAGGTATGATGTGTAATCAGTTCTTAAAATCCTTTGAGCGCAGGGGAGAGGGCAATAAGACACCTATTCTGTTTCTGATAGACGAGTTCCCAAGACTGGGAAAAATAGAAGCCATCAGTAATGGACTGGCAACTTTGCGAAGTAAGAAAATACATATTGCGCTTATCATTCAGAGCAAGAGCCAGCTTAACGCAATCTATGGAAAAGATGTTGCGGAAGTCATAGCTGACAACTGTTCATATAAGGCAATACTGAAAGCCAGCGAACCCGAAACGCAGGAATGGTGTTCTAAGCTGGTCGGCACTTATGATAAGAAAAAGGTTTCCAGCAATTACAACGCCGATATACTGGGTGTTGGAAAGGGACAGGGGACAAGCTCCAGCACAGAGGAAAAGCGTATTATCAAACCCGAAGAATTTGCCTATTTGAAAGATGTTGTGTGCGTGTTCCCGAATGGTTATAAGAGGTTACAGAAAGCAAACTATTATGAAGATAAGACATTCACGGATAGAATGTAG